The Amphiura filiformis chromosome 12, Afil_fr2py, whole genome shotgun sequence genome includes a region encoding these proteins:
- the LOC140165718 gene encoding NLR family CARD domain-containing protein 4-like, giving the protein MDPPLVMISYQWDAQQRMLKLKDELIKAGYKVWMDVDKMQGNLDDRMSEAVEKASVILACFSSKYQMSTSCKKEAQYGDYLKKPIIPLKYEEYQPTGWLGLLINPLLYYDVQTDETMMQELPKIIKDVEQKISVRHEDLASSLTSHVSIRSTSVDFEVCQQELRTFYQQEMGTVQLLPWGDDVIDMDTIFVNLTLAVDGKQSSGGSREDIERVEDMLGLKGRTGQRASRILLRGFAGSGKSTAMAKIAYDWAKNLDSGVSNMFSQFKLLFILSLREIESNETLTDAILDQILPQDTKLSKQDLEDCIKLHSKETLILLDGLDEYPMERLQKKVTGDIESILANKKLRDACVVVATRPEKVEDLGEHQKQYIHVKLSGFSEENVEVYIKKFFQDSQTKAKGLIKALGQSPSIKVLAQIPVMLLMLCLLWSDAQKLPDTHTALYEQAVLYLWKRYRRSADITDKDDDFEEVLLHLGRVALDGLTSDGKLIFLENDFPAQVLEEACKAGLLTKERLRSKLNVCNSISFLHKSVQEYCAAYFWASLADNDVDLFKSYLQRIGDDLQVFAQVELLTFCCGMKKKAASLILPQLMQVFKHRTEESVRIGGITQTADKDIWPLFRMLRESGLKYDIVHSWFEPLFQSKVVEIRQNPHLL; this is encoded by the exons C AGGGCAACCTGGATGATCGCATGTCAGAAGCAGTTGAGAAAGCGTCCGTCATATTGGCATGTTTTTCCAGCAAATACCAGATGAGTACAAGTTGCAAGAAAG AGGCCCAATATGGGGATTACCTCAAGAAACCTATCATTCCACTGAAGTATGAAGAATACCAGCCTACAGGGTGGCTTGGGCTGCTGATCAACCCACTGCTCTACTACGACGTGCAAACAGACGAAACCATGATGCAAGAGCTGCCCAAAATCATCAAGGACGTAGAACAGAAGATTTCAGTGCGTCACGAAG ATTTGGCAAGTAGCCTAACGTCCCATGTGTCCATCAGATCCACTTCAGTTGATTTTGAGGTTTGTCAGCAGGAGCTTCGGACATTCTACCAACAGGAAATGGGAACCGTCCAGTTGTTGCCATGGGGAGATGATGTGATAGATATGGACACTATATTTGTAAACCTTACACTAGCAGTAGACGGGAAACAATCGTCAGGAGGTAGTAGGGAAGATATTGAAAGAGTTGAAGATATGTTGGGGCTTAAAGGTAGAACAGGTCAAAGGGCAAGTAGAATATTACTGAGAGGGTTTGCAGGAAGCGGTAAATCAACAGCAATGGCGAAAATAGCTTACGATTGGGCCAAGAACCTAGATAGTGGGGTTAGTAATATGTTTTCCCAATTCAAATTATTGTTCATACTTAGTTTGAGAGAAATTGAGAGCAATGAGACGCTAACAGATGCAATACTTGATCAAATTCTTCCACAAGAtacaaaattatcaaaacaagATCTGGAAGATTGTATCAAATTACACAGTAAGGAAACGTTGATCTTGCTCGATGGTCTTGACGAATATCCGATGGAGCGACTGCAGAAGAAGGTGACGGGAGACATCGAAAGCATACTAGCTAATAAGAAATTGAGAGATGCTTGTGTAGTTGTCGCGACTAGACCAGAGAAGGTGGAGGACTTGGGAGAACACCAGAAGCAGTACATCCATGTGAAGTTGAGTGGTTTTTCTGAGGAAAACGTTGAAGTCTACATCAAGAAATTCTTCCAAGATAGTCAAACGAAGGCCAAGGGTTTGATCAAAGCCTTAGGACAGTCTCCGTCTATCAAAGTGTTGGCACAAATTCCAGTGATGCTACTGATGCTATGTCTGCTGTGGAGTGACGCTCAAAAGCTACCAGATACTCATACAGCACTCTACGAGCAAGCTGTTCTGTACTTATGGAAACGATATCGAAGAAGTGCCGATATCACCGACAAAGATGATGACTTTGAAGAAGTTCTTCTGCATCTTGGAAGAGTAGCTTTGGATGGTCTTACATCAGATGGCAAACTTATTTTCTTGGAAAACGATTTCCCAGCTCAGGTTTTAGAGGAGGCTTGCAAAGCAGGCTTGCTGACAAAAGAGCGGCTCAGATCAAAGTTAAACGTCTGCAACTCGATAAGCTTCTTGCACAAATCTGTGCAGGAGTACTGTGCGGCATATTTCTGGGCATCCCTTGCCGATAATGACGTTGATTTATTCAAGTCATATCTGCAGCGTATTGGTGACGATTTGCAAGTCTTTGCTCAGGTAGAGTTGTTGACCTTTTGCTGTGGTATGAAGAAGAAAGCGGCATCATTGATTTTGCCTCAGCTGATGCAAGTTTTCAAGCATCGTACAGAGGAGAGTGTTCGTATAGGTGGTATAACACAAACAGCGGACAAAGATATTTGGCCTCTTTTCCGCATGCTTCGTGAAAGTGGGCTCAAATATGATATTGTGCATTCGTGGTTTGAACCCCTTTTTCAATCGAAGGTGGTGGAAATCCGTCAGAATCCCCATCTTCTCTGA